In a single window of the Papaver somniferum cultivar HN1 unplaced genomic scaffold, ASM357369v1 unplaced-scaffold_57, whole genome shotgun sequence genome:
- the LOC113343307 gene encoding ABC transporter C family member 10-like isoform X5: protein MMDSVWGVFCGDTESSYINGGKACSFASLSFTYPFSCERNGIIICFCILLLLMFLLTITSKAVSSRTAEFVACIHRYTPLEVYSALYNGGVGLVYLGLGIWIIEDCLISKQRNVLPLHRWLVVLFQGFTWLLLSLTFSLRGWKFSKDILRLCCTVTCLVGGILCFSSLLVVVSYRTVSVNIILDSLSLPGAILLLLCTSERYKLEDINSSDFLYTPLSGESNVHAETNTDNRISETPFAEAGLLSKATFWWLNPLLMKGKSQTLSNEDIPQLRKVDRVESSYLMFTENLNKQKQLCASKPPSVLWAIVWCYWKQILISGFFALVKIVTLFAGPLLIKAFIEVAEGKQAFKYEGYVLAVSLFISKCIESLAQRQWYFHSRLIGVQVRSLLSAAIYKKQLRLSSAAKLVHSSGEITNYVTVDAYRVGEFPYWFHHIWTTCLQLCIALVVLVQAVGLATLAAFVVIILTVLCNTPLAKLQHEFQSKLMVAQDQRVKAMSEAIMNMKVLKMYAWETHFKGVIEKLREEEIRWVSLVQLRRAYNSLLFWSSPVLVSAATFGACYFLGIPLYASNAFTFLATLRLFQDPVRMIPEIIGVVIQAKVAFARIVKFLGAPEIQIGNARQKKNTGPFKPAIFIESGNFSWEENPLKPMLSNINLEVKPGEKVAICGEVGTGKSTLLAAILGEVPNVGGMFQVYGKIAYVSQSAWIQSGSIQDNILFGCSMDNKRYQETLQKCSLLQDLEILPFGDLTEIGERGVNLSGGQKQRIQLARALYQDADIYLMDDPFSAVDAHTTTSLFNDYLMGALSSKTVLLVTHQVDLLPTFDSILLMSDGQILCAAPYHMLLASCQGFRELVTAHNDAAGSDRTAEVSSSLSYETCSEEITSSHREKSLKQLVGPQLIKLEEKEIGDSLKPYIQYLNQNRGCSAILVLLVRIFSTVSLGLQSSKSFFSQLLNSLFHAPMSFYDSTPLGRILSRVSSDLSILDLDVPFGVVVAVSSTSTVYANLGVLAVITWQLLFVSAPMLFLAVCLQKYYFASAKEFMRINGTTKSMIANHLAESVAGAMTIRAFQVEDRLFAENLDLLDKNSSPLFHTISANEWLIQRLEILGAVVISSSVLVMVSLPPGTFSSGFVGMALSYALALNLGLVLSIQNQCTVANYIVSVERLNQYMHIPSEAPKIEEGDQRFPSWPALGMVEFHDLKVRYRPDTPLVLNGISFKIEGGHKIGIVGRTGCGKTTLVSALFRLVEPVGGKIIVDGVDISTIGLHDLRSRLGIIPQEPTLFNGTVRYNLDPPSRYTDQELWKVLQKCQLEEAVQEKGGGLDSLVADDGSNWSMGQRQLFCLGRSLLRRSRILVLDEATAFTDNATDSTLQKIIRVEFTHCTVITVAHRIPTVMDCTMVLALNDGNLVEYDEPGKLMNIEGSLFAKLVKEYWSYNSAG from the exons ATGATGGATAGTGTTTGGGGTGTGTTTTGCGGAGATACTGAATCTTCATATATCAATGGAGGAAAGGCATGTAGTTTTGCGTCTCTATCCTTTACTTATCCCTTCTCTTGTGAGCGCAATGGCattatcatttgtttttgtaTATTGTTGTTACTTATGTTCTTGTTAACCATAACTTCCAAGGCCGTGTCATCAAGGACTGCTGAATTTGTAGCCTGTATCCATCGATATACTCCTTTGGAAGTTTATTCCGCTCTTTATAACGGTGGTGTTGGATTGGTTTACTTGGGTTTGGGAATTTGGATTATTGAAGATTGTTTGATCAGTAAACAGAGGAATGTGTTACCTCTACATCGGTGGCTGGTAGTGTTATTTCAGGGGTTCACGTGGTTGCTTCTAAGTTTAACTTTCAGCTTACGGGGATGGAAATTCTCGAAAGACATTTTGAGGCTTTGCTGTACAGTAACATGTCTGGTTGGGGGGATTCTTTGTTTTTCATCGCTGTTGGTCGTTGTTAGCTACCGAACAGTTTCAGTTAACATTATCTTGGATAGTCTATCCTTACCCGGAGCAATTCTTCTGTTATTATGCACTTCGGAAAGATACAAATTGGAAGATATTAACAGTAGCGACTTTCTTTATACTCCTTTGAGTGGTGAATCTAATGTTCATGCTGAAACGAATACAGATAACCGGATAAGTGAAACTCCCTTTGCCGAAGCAGGGTTGCTTAGTAAGGCGACATTTTGGTGGTTGAATCCATTGTTGATGAAAGGCAAGTCGCAAACCCTCAGCAATGAGGATATACCACAATTACGAAAGGTAGATCGAGTGGAGAGTTCTTACTTAATGTTTACAGAGAATTTGAATAAACAAAAACAACTTTGTGCGTCGAAACCACCATCAGTTTTATGGGCAATAGTTTGGTGTTACTGGAAACAGATCTTAATATCTGGGTTCTTTGCATTGGTCAAAATAGTCACTCTTTTTGCTGGACCTCTTCTTATTAAAGCCTTCATTGAAGTCGCAGAAggtaaacaagctttcaaatacGAGGGTTATGTGCTGGCTGTATCACTGTTCATCTCAAAGTGCATAGAGTCATTGGCACAAAGGCAATGGTACTTCCATAGTAGATTAATAGGCGTCCAAGTTAGGTCTCTTCTCTCAGCTGCTATCTACAAAAAGCAATTGAGGCTTTCTAGTGCTGCTAAGTTGGTGCATTCCTCTGGTGAGATCACCAACTATGTCACTGTTGACGCGTATAGAGTAGGTGAGTTCCcatattggtttcatcatataTGGACAACATGTCTCCAACTTTGTATTGCTTTAGTCGTTCTTGTTCAGGCTGTAGGTCTAGCAACACTTGCAGCATTTGTTGTTATAATACTGACTGTGTTATGCAATACTCCCTTGGCCAAACTTCAACATGAATTTCAGAGTAAGCTCATGGTTGCACAAGATCAGAGGGTGAAGGCTATGTCAGAAGCTATCATGAACATGAAGGTGCTGAAGATGTATGCATGGGAAACACATTTCAAGGGTGTTATTGAGAAGTTGAGGGAAGAGGAAATCAGGTGGGTGTCACTAGTCCAACTCCGGAGAGCATATAATAGTCTTCTCTTTTGGTCATCTCCTGTATTGGTTTCGGCGGCTACTTTTGGGGCATGTTACTTTCTTGGTATACCTCTTTATGCTAGTAATGCGTTCACTTTCCTAGCGACTTTACGTCTTTTTCAGGATCCTGTTAGAATGATCCCTGAAATCATAGGAGTAGTAATTCAAGCAAAAGTTGCGTTTGCACGGATTGTGAAATTCCTTGGAGCACCGGAGATACAGATTGGAAATGCCAGGCAAAAGAAAAATACAGGGCCATTTAAGCCTGCCATTTTTATCGAGTCGGGTAATTTTTCATGGGAAGAGAATCCATTAAAGCCTATGTTAAGCAATATAAATTTAGAGGTCAAACCCGGTGAGAAGGTTGCTATCTGCGGTGAGGTTGGTACAGGAAAATCAACTTTGCTAGCAGCAATTCTTGGAGAGGTTCCGAATGTTGGGGGAATG TTTCAAGTGTATGGGAAAATTGCATATGTTTCTCAGTCAGCGTGGATCCAATCAGGAAGTATACAAGATAATATTCTTTTCGGATGCTCTATGGATAATAAAAGATACCAAGAAACATTACAGAAGTGTTCACTTTTACAGGACCTTGAAATACTTCCTTTTGGTGATCTAACTGAAATTGGAGAAAGAGGAGTTAATTTGAGTGGTGGTCAAAAGCAGCGTATCCAACTTGCTCGTGCACTGTATCAGGATGCTGATATATATCTCATGGATGATCCGTTTAGCGCAGTAGATGCTCATACTACTACAAGCCTGTTTAAC GACTACCTAATGGGAGCTCTATCATCAAAGACAGTCTTACTTGTGACACATCAAGTCGACCTCCTTCCAACATTTGATTCTATTTTG CTGATGTCAGATGGGCAAATCTTATGTGCAGCTCCTTATCATATGTTGTTAGCCTCTTGTCAAGGATTTCGTGAACTTGTTACTGCACATAATGATGCAGCTGGTTCTGACAGGACTGCTGAAGTATCCTCTTCTCTGAGTTATGAAACCTGTTCAGAAGAGATTACGAGCAGTCATCGTGAGAAATCATTGAAACAACTTGTTGGTCCCCAGTTAATTAAGCTCGAGGAGAAAGAAATCGGAGATAGTCTGAAACCTTACATACAGTATCTGAACCAGAACAGAG GATGTAGCGCAATACTAGTTTTACTTGTTAGGATTTTTTCAACAGTCTCTTTGGGTCTCCAGTCATCAAAGTCTTTCTTTTCTCAGTTATTGAACTCCCTTTTCCATGCACCAATGTCTTTCTATGACTCCACGCCTCTGGGAAGGATACTGAGCCGG GTGTCTTCTGATTTGAGTATTCTAGACCTTGACGTTCCATTTGGTGTAGTAGTTGCTGTTAGTTCAACCTCtactgtatatgctaatcttggcGTATTGGCCGTTATAACTTGGCAGCTGTTGTTCGTCTCTGCACCCATGCTATTCCTGGCAGTCTGTTTACAG AAATACTACTTTGCTTCGGCAAAAGAGTTCATGCGAATCAACGGAACAACAAAGTCTATGATTGCAAACCATCTTGCCGAATCCGTAGCAGGAGCAATGACGATCAGAGCATTTCAGGTCGAAGATAGATTATTTGCTGAGAATCTGGATCTTTTAGACAAAAACTCCAGTCCTCTTTTCCACACTATTTCAGCCAATGAGTGGTTGATCCAGCGTTTGGAAATACTGGGTGCAGTTGTCATTTCCTCCTCAGTGCTTGTGATGGTTTCTCTTCCTCCGGGAACCTTTAGTTCTG GATTTGTTGGAATGGCTTTGTCGTACGCTCTTGCATTAAATCTCGGTCTTGTTTTGTCTATACAAAACCAGTGCACAGTAGCAAATTACATCGTCTCTGTAGAAAGGCTAAACCAATACATGCATATTCCTAGCGAAGCCCCAAAAATCGAAGAAGGGGACCAGCGTTTTCCAAGTTGGCCAGCTCTAGGTATGGTGgagttccatgatttgaag GTTAGATATAGGCCCGATACTCCGCTTGTTCTTAATGGGATCAGTTTTAAAATTGAAGGAGGGCACAAGATTGGGATTGTTGGCAGGACTGGCTGTGGCAAGACAACTCTTGTTAGTGCGCTGTTTCGCCTGGTTGAGCCAGTGGGTGGAAAAATTATTGTAGATGGCGTCGACATCTCCACAATCGGACTCCATGATCTGAGATCACGCCTAGGGATCATACCTCAGGAGCCTACTCTTTTCAATGGAACCGTGAGATACAACTTGGATCCTCCATCTCGATACACTGACCAGGAATTGTGGAAG GTTCTTCAGAAGTGTCAGCTCGAAGAAGCAGTGCAAGAGAAAGGAGGTGGACTGGATTCTCTAG TTGCAGATGATGGATCTAACTGGAGCATGGGACAACGGCAATTATTCTGTTTGGGTCGCTCTCTGTTGAGGAGAAGCCGAATACTAGTACTTGATGAAGCCACAGCCTTTACTGACAATGCAACAGACTCGACTCTGCAGAAAATCATAAGGGTGGAATTCACACACTGCACTGTGATTACAGTTGCCCACAGGATTCCAACTGTGATGGACTGCACCATGGTGCTTGCCCTCAACGatg GGAACCTAGTGGAGTATGACGAACCGGGGAAATTGATGAATA
- the LOC113343307 gene encoding ABC transporter C family member 10-like isoform X4: protein MMDSVWGVFCGDTESSYINGGKACSFASLSFTYPFSCERNGIIICFCILLLLMFLLTITSKAVSSRTAEFVACIHRYTPLEVYSALYNGGVGLVYLGLGIWIIEDCLISKQRNVLPLHRWLVVLFQGFTWLLLSLTFSLRGWKFSKDILRLCCTVTCLVGGILCFSSLLVVVSYRTVSVNIILDSLSLPGAILLLLCTSERYKLEDINSSDFLYTPLSGESNVHAETNTDNRISETPFAEAGLLSKATFWWLNPLLMKGKSQTLSNEDIPQLRKVDRVESSYLMFTENLNKQKQLCASKPPSVLWAIVWCYWKQILISGFFALVKIVTLFAGPLLIKAFIEVAEGKQAFKYEGYVLAVSLFISKCIESLAQRQWYFHSRLIGVQVRSLLSAAIYKKQLRLSSAAKLVHSSGEITNYVTVDAYRVGEFPYWFHHIWTTCLQLCIALVVLVQAVGLATLAAFVVIILTVLCNTPLAKLQHEFQSKLMVAQDQRVKAMSEAIMNMKVLKMYAWETHFKGVIEKLREEEIRWVSLVQLRRAYNSLLFWSSPVLVSAATFGACYFLGIPLYASNAFTFLATLRLFQDPVRMIPEIIGVVIQAKVAFARIVKFLGAPEIQIGNARQKKNTGPFKPAIFIESGNFSWEENPLKPMLSNINLEVKPGEKVAICGEVGTGKSTLLAAILGEVPNVGGMFQVYGKIAYVSQSAWIQSGSIQDNILFGCSMDNKRYQETLQKCSLLQDLEILPFGDLTEIGERGVNLSGGQKQRIQLARALYQDADIYLMDDPFSAVDAHTTTSLFNDYLMGALSSKTVLLVTHQVDLLPTFDSILLMSDGQILCAAPYHMLLASCQGFRELVTAHNDAAGSDRTAEVSSSLSYETCSEEITSSHREKSLKQLVGPQLIKLEEKEIGDSLKPYIQYLNQNRGFIYFFLAILSHLMFVGVQILQNSWMAANVQNPHVTKLRLIVVYLLVGCSAILVLLVRIFSTVSLGLQSSKSFFSQLLNSLFHAPMSFYDSTPLGRILSRLLFVSAPMLFLAVCLQKYYFASAKEFMRINGTTKSMIANHLAESVAGAMTIRAFQVEDRLFAENLDLLDKNSSPLFHTISANEWLIQRLEILGAVVISSSVLVMVSLPPGTFSSGFVGMALSYALALNLGLVLSIQNQCTVANYIVSVERLNQYMHIPSEAPKIEEGDQRFPSWPALGMVEFHDLKVRYRPDTPLVLNGISFKIEGGHKIGIVGRTGCGKTTLVSALFRLVEPVGGKIIVDGVDISTIGLHDLRSRLGIIPQEPTLFNGTVRYNLDPPSRYTDQELWKVLQKCQLEEAVQEKGGGLDSLVADDGSNWSMGQRQLFCLGRSLLRRSRILVLDEATAFTDNATDSTLQKIIRVEFTHCTVITVAHRIPTVMDCTMVLALNDGNLVEYDEPGKLMNIEGSLFAKLVKEYWSYNSAG from the exons ATGATGGATAGTGTTTGGGGTGTGTTTTGCGGAGATACTGAATCTTCATATATCAATGGAGGAAAGGCATGTAGTTTTGCGTCTCTATCCTTTACTTATCCCTTCTCTTGTGAGCGCAATGGCattatcatttgtttttgtaTATTGTTGTTACTTATGTTCTTGTTAACCATAACTTCCAAGGCCGTGTCATCAAGGACTGCTGAATTTGTAGCCTGTATCCATCGATATACTCCTTTGGAAGTTTATTCCGCTCTTTATAACGGTGGTGTTGGATTGGTTTACTTGGGTTTGGGAATTTGGATTATTGAAGATTGTTTGATCAGTAAACAGAGGAATGTGTTACCTCTACATCGGTGGCTGGTAGTGTTATTTCAGGGGTTCACGTGGTTGCTTCTAAGTTTAACTTTCAGCTTACGGGGATGGAAATTCTCGAAAGACATTTTGAGGCTTTGCTGTACAGTAACATGTCTGGTTGGGGGGATTCTTTGTTTTTCATCGCTGTTGGTCGTTGTTAGCTACCGAACAGTTTCAGTTAACATTATCTTGGATAGTCTATCCTTACCCGGAGCAATTCTTCTGTTATTATGCACTTCGGAAAGATACAAATTGGAAGATATTAACAGTAGCGACTTTCTTTATACTCCTTTGAGTGGTGAATCTAATGTTCATGCTGAAACGAATACAGATAACCGGATAAGTGAAACTCCCTTTGCCGAAGCAGGGTTGCTTAGTAAGGCGACATTTTGGTGGTTGAATCCATTGTTGATGAAAGGCAAGTCGCAAACCCTCAGCAATGAGGATATACCACAATTACGAAAGGTAGATCGAGTGGAGAGTTCTTACTTAATGTTTACAGAGAATTTGAATAAACAAAAACAACTTTGTGCGTCGAAACCACCATCAGTTTTATGGGCAATAGTTTGGTGTTACTGGAAACAGATCTTAATATCTGGGTTCTTTGCATTGGTCAAAATAGTCACTCTTTTTGCTGGACCTCTTCTTATTAAAGCCTTCATTGAAGTCGCAGAAggtaaacaagctttcaaatacGAGGGTTATGTGCTGGCTGTATCACTGTTCATCTCAAAGTGCATAGAGTCATTGGCACAAAGGCAATGGTACTTCCATAGTAGATTAATAGGCGTCCAAGTTAGGTCTCTTCTCTCAGCTGCTATCTACAAAAAGCAATTGAGGCTTTCTAGTGCTGCTAAGTTGGTGCATTCCTCTGGTGAGATCACCAACTATGTCACTGTTGACGCGTATAGAGTAGGTGAGTTCCcatattggtttcatcatataTGGACAACATGTCTCCAACTTTGTATTGCTTTAGTCGTTCTTGTTCAGGCTGTAGGTCTAGCAACACTTGCAGCATTTGTTGTTATAATACTGACTGTGTTATGCAATACTCCCTTGGCCAAACTTCAACATGAATTTCAGAGTAAGCTCATGGTTGCACAAGATCAGAGGGTGAAGGCTATGTCAGAAGCTATCATGAACATGAAGGTGCTGAAGATGTATGCATGGGAAACACATTTCAAGGGTGTTATTGAGAAGTTGAGGGAAGAGGAAATCAGGTGGGTGTCACTAGTCCAACTCCGGAGAGCATATAATAGTCTTCTCTTTTGGTCATCTCCTGTATTGGTTTCGGCGGCTACTTTTGGGGCATGTTACTTTCTTGGTATACCTCTTTATGCTAGTAATGCGTTCACTTTCCTAGCGACTTTACGTCTTTTTCAGGATCCTGTTAGAATGATCCCTGAAATCATAGGAGTAGTAATTCAAGCAAAAGTTGCGTTTGCACGGATTGTGAAATTCCTTGGAGCACCGGAGATACAGATTGGAAATGCCAGGCAAAAGAAAAATACAGGGCCATTTAAGCCTGCCATTTTTATCGAGTCGGGTAATTTTTCATGGGAAGAGAATCCATTAAAGCCTATGTTAAGCAATATAAATTTAGAGGTCAAACCCGGTGAGAAGGTTGCTATCTGCGGTGAGGTTGGTACAGGAAAATCAACTTTGCTAGCAGCAATTCTTGGAGAGGTTCCGAATGTTGGGGGAATG TTTCAAGTGTATGGGAAAATTGCATATGTTTCTCAGTCAGCGTGGATCCAATCAGGAAGTATACAAGATAATATTCTTTTCGGATGCTCTATGGATAATAAAAGATACCAAGAAACATTACAGAAGTGTTCACTTTTACAGGACCTTGAAATACTTCCTTTTGGTGATCTAACTGAAATTGGAGAAAGAGGAGTTAATTTGAGTGGTGGTCAAAAGCAGCGTATCCAACTTGCTCGTGCACTGTATCAGGATGCTGATATATATCTCATGGATGATCCGTTTAGCGCAGTAGATGCTCATACTACTACAAGCCTGTTTAAC GACTACCTAATGGGAGCTCTATCATCAAAGACAGTCTTACTTGTGACACATCAAGTCGACCTCCTTCCAACATTTGATTCTATTTTG CTGATGTCAGATGGGCAAATCTTATGTGCAGCTCCTTATCATATGTTGTTAGCCTCTTGTCAAGGATTTCGTGAACTTGTTACTGCACATAATGATGCAGCTGGTTCTGACAGGACTGCTGAAGTATCCTCTTCTCTGAGTTATGAAACCTGTTCAGAAGAGATTACGAGCAGTCATCGTGAGAAATCATTGAAACAACTTGTTGGTCCCCAGTTAATTAAGCTCGAGGAGAAAGAAATCGGAGATAGTCTGAAACCTTACATACAGTATCTGAACCAGAACAGAGGTTTCATCTACTTCTTTTTAGCAATTCTCAGTCACCTCATGTTTGTGGGTGTCCAAATACTACAAAATTCTTGGATGGCAGCTAATGTTCAGAACCCACATGTAACCAAACTACGACTGATCGTTGTTTACCTACTTGTAGGATGTAGCGCAATACTAGTTTTACTTGTTAGGATTTTTTCAACAGTCTCTTTGGGTCTCCAGTCATCAAAGTCTTTCTTTTCTCAGTTATTGAACTCCCTTTTCCATGCACCAATGTCTTTCTATGACTCCACGCCTCTGGGAAGGATACTGAGCCGG CTGTTGTTCGTCTCTGCACCCATGCTATTCCTGGCAGTCTGTTTACAG AAATACTACTTTGCTTCGGCAAAAGAGTTCATGCGAATCAACGGAACAACAAAGTCTATGATTGCAAACCATCTTGCCGAATCCGTAGCAGGAGCAATGACGATCAGAGCATTTCAGGTCGAAGATAGATTATTTGCTGAGAATCTGGATCTTTTAGACAAAAACTCCAGTCCTCTTTTCCACACTATTTCAGCCAATGAGTGGTTGATCCAGCGTTTGGAAATACTGGGTGCAGTTGTCATTTCCTCCTCAGTGCTTGTGATGGTTTCTCTTCCTCCGGGAACCTTTAGTTCTG GATTTGTTGGAATGGCTTTGTCGTACGCTCTTGCATTAAATCTCGGTCTTGTTTTGTCTATACAAAACCAGTGCACAGTAGCAAATTACATCGTCTCTGTAGAAAGGCTAAACCAATACATGCATATTCCTAGCGAAGCCCCAAAAATCGAAGAAGGGGACCAGCGTTTTCCAAGTTGGCCAGCTCTAGGTATGGTGgagttccatgatttgaag GTTAGATATAGGCCCGATACTCCGCTTGTTCTTAATGGGATCAGTTTTAAAATTGAAGGAGGGCACAAGATTGGGATTGTTGGCAGGACTGGCTGTGGCAAGACAACTCTTGTTAGTGCGCTGTTTCGCCTGGTTGAGCCAGTGGGTGGAAAAATTATTGTAGATGGCGTCGACATCTCCACAATCGGACTCCATGATCTGAGATCACGCCTAGGGATCATACCTCAGGAGCCTACTCTTTTCAATGGAACCGTGAGATACAACTTGGATCCTCCATCTCGATACACTGACCAGGAATTGTGGAAG GTTCTTCAGAAGTGTCAGCTCGAAGAAGCAGTGCAAGAGAAAGGAGGTGGACTGGATTCTCTAG TTGCAGATGATGGATCTAACTGGAGCATGGGACAACGGCAATTATTCTGTTTGGGTCGCTCTCTGTTGAGGAGAAGCCGAATACTAGTACTTGATGAAGCCACAGCCTTTACTGACAATGCAACAGACTCGACTCTGCAGAAAATCATAAGGGTGGAATTCACACACTGCACTGTGATTACAGTTGCCCACAGGATTCCAACTGTGATGGACTGCACCATGGTGCTTGCCCTCAACGatg GGAACCTAGTGGAGTATGACGAACCGGGGAAATTGATGAATA